A genome region from Maridesulfovibrio salexigens DSM 2638 includes the following:
- a CDS encoding MFS transporter has product MSVSNNEMIKKPSIQFKLFLLACMYLCQAIPLGYVFGCLPVILREQGVNLKAVGAVFALHLPWALKFLCASWVDSKYIPALGRRKSWIFPMQWIGAALLVGISYFSPDQNFSLMYLLLFLLSCVMATNDIAVDGYATDILEESERPWGNSIQSAARFAGLMLGGGVMLFMNSNFGWQTLCMFLSAVVFSFSLPVLFHREIDPLIHSVADGECSREGVWAFIKRPEVLRVLPVLIAPTAFAFTSVQMRTPLLVDMGFDSRSVGTILMHYAYPAGLAGTFLSGWFLHRVGGRAFLRGFCSTVILLAACTVFMARSGPIPYWQAALLLSVDNILIGAVMVWSFTLMMKVSAGSNAGTGFAVLSSLFIIVPMAAAPIFGHIGDLLGMEGLYILLGLLCFAGFMVAEISGRHERSPGAARMVGSSG; this is encoded by the coding sequence ATGAGTGTTTCAAATAACGAAATGATAAAAAAGCCTTCAATTCAGTTCAAGCTTTTCCTGTTGGCCTGCATGTATTTATGTCAGGCAATTCCGTTAGGTTATGTGTTCGGGTGTCTTCCGGTGATTTTACGCGAACAGGGGGTAAATCTGAAGGCTGTGGGGGCAGTGTTTGCTTTGCATTTGCCGTGGGCCTTGAAGTTCTTGTGCGCATCATGGGTGGATAGCAAATATATACCTGCTCTGGGACGGCGCAAGTCCTGGATTTTTCCTATGCAATGGATCGGCGCTGCGCTGTTGGTCGGTATTTCATATTTCTCGCCTGATCAGAATTTCTCATTGATGTATCTTCTGCTCTTTTTGCTGAGTTGCGTTATGGCTACCAATGATATTGCCGTGGACGGCTATGCTACTGACATTCTAGAGGAAAGTGAACGCCCTTGGGGTAATTCAATCCAGTCTGCGGCACGTTTTGCCGGACTGATGCTCGGTGGCGGTGTCATGCTGTTCATGAATTCAAATTTCGGCTGGCAGACCCTCTGCATGTTTCTTTCTGCTGTCGTTTTCTCCTTCAGCCTTCCGGTTCTATTTCACCGGGAGATTGATCCCCTCATACACAGCGTGGCAGATGGGGAATGCAGCAGGGAAGGGGTGTGGGCTTTTATTAAGAGGCCTGAAGTGCTCAGAGTACTCCCCGTGCTGATCGCTCCAACAGCATTTGCTTTCACATCCGTGCAGATGCGCACCCCCTTGCTGGTCGATATGGGGTTTGATTCCCGTTCCGTGGGGACTATTCTTATGCATTATGCCTACCCTGCAGGATTGGCCGGAACTTTCCTCAGCGGTTGGTTTCTGCACCGTGTCGGAGGGCGGGCTTTCTTGCGGGGATTTTGCTCTACGGTGATTCTGCTGGCTGCGTGTACTGTCTTTATGGCCCGGTCCGGACCCATTCCGTACTGGCAGGCGGCTTTGTTACTGAGCGTTGATAATATTCTGATTGGAGCGGTTATGGTCTGGAGTTTTACCCTGATGATGAAGGTCAGCGCCGGAAGCAATGCCGGAACCGGATTTGCGGTGCTGAGCAGCCTTTTCATCATCGTACCTATGGCTGCGGCACCGATATTCGGGCATATCGGTGATTTGCTGGGCATGGAGGGGCTTTATATTCTTCTGGGACTGCTTTGCTTTGCCGGCTTCATGGTGGCCGAAATTAGCGGTCGTCATGAACGCAGTCCCGGTGCGGCCCGCATGGTTGGGTCTTCCGGTTAG